A stretch of Lathyrus oleraceus cultivar Zhongwan6 chromosome 6, CAAS_Psat_ZW6_1.0, whole genome shotgun sequence DNA encodes these proteins:
- the LOC127096840 gene encoding uncharacterized protein LOC127096840 isoform X1, with product MSENSEISASTSSRSLGEIPEIAAINLKLDLVSAAKGNIKFLKSVADSQWLHNTNITVEAIRRYRDLWMPLISDLTVVDSSLPMILPPFDVEWIWFCHTLNPVSYREYCERRFSKLVGRAVIYDEENREYALFRCREIWNSKYPFESFENEASSDSQDSDTVVAEDDVFKEVEKRRLLCSKFMEPYRSELVYLIAARQRYKAFLFMMQRFASECSSRLVPTSDILLMWLTHQSYPTVYMEDLKALALESYMQKVATLSETVKDKEFEETKKLWDRAFNQPYEKAGGEVPLTLEGAIAIKSPVSWEESDTDVNTKYRSLLPRLLLEACVFVRPKPRIKALQKDTNREFLRLRMIRCHSELKLDEAISNFPFDSWKKAWNLYCEFGTKGVVLEYRRHGGGNCLKRSSRQDTISFRWNDLLRADSLTLEKEVSQQVNVVVSITPPVQAPYLLKCVPDRVTDDSGAMISDVFLKLNSYRPQEGRWLSRTVLDHAGRVCFVIRIRIGGGFWRRGGEIPSAVKWEDKIIEIREGSWSYVAGSIGRAPEKVVATATPKEHTDQCKTAWRFSTEDELIIQWDSSLSLSSLTFNLTNSTSPESSVKLLKGRQMQYKVKKTKSKNKSEEMEDEDEDEDFLTVVRFTEDNQDGKATALLNWRLMVVEVLPEEDAVLMLLLCISILKSVSEMKKHDVGNLLVRRRLKQAKNGTKDWGSVILDSSSFGDSPYVQPWYWNAGLVMTLDEGDQLKRQPVLSHSAVEGSEKLYKNGIIS from the exons ATGTCGGAGAATTCTGAAATATCCGCAAGCACATCATCCAGAAGTCTCGGCGAGATACCAGAAATCGCCGCTATAAATCTCAAACTCGATCTCGTATCAGCAGCGAAAGGTAATATCAAGTTCTTGAAGAGTGTTGCCGATTCTCAATGGCTTCACAACACAAATATTACAGTGGAAGCAATACGAAG GTACCGTGATTTATGGATGCCGTTGATCTCTGATCTCACGGTGGTTGACTCTTCTCTTCCTATGATTCTTCCTCCGTTTGATGTTGAGTGGATTTGGTTCTGTCACACTTTGAACCCTGTAAGTTATAGAGAATATTGTGAGAGAAGATTCTCGAAACTCGTTGGTAGAGCGGTTATCTATGACGAAGAGAATAGAGAATATGCGTTGTTTCGATGCAGAGAAATATGGAACAGTAAATACCCCTTTGAGTCTTTTGAGAATGAAGCGAGTTCTGATTCGCAGGATTCTGATACCGTGGTTGCTGAGGATGATGTTTTTAAGGAAGTTGAGAAGCGAAGGTTGTTGTGTTCTAAGTTTATGGAGCCGTATAGGTCTGAGTTGGTGTACTTGATAGCAGCGAGACAGAGATATAAAGCGTTCTTGTTTATGATGCAAAGGTTTGCTTCTGAATGTTCTTCGCGTTTGGTACCTACTTCTGATATTTTGTTGATGTGGTTGACTCATCAGAGCTACCCAACGGTATATATGGAAGATTTGAAAGCGTTGGCTTTAGAGAGTTATATGCAGAAGGTTGCAACTTTGTCTGAAACTGTGAAGGACAAGGAGTTTGAAGAGACCAAGAAATTATGGGACAGAGCCTTCAATCAACCTTATGAGAAAGCCGGTGGAGAGGTGCCTCTGACATTGGAAGGTGCTATTGCAATCAAGTCCCCCGTCTCGTGGGAAGAATCAGACACAGATGTCAATACAAAATATAGGTCCTTGCTTCCACGGTTATTACTCGAG GCGTGTGTGTTTGTGAGGCCTAAGCCAAGAATAAAGGCATTGCAGAAGGATACAAACCGTGAGTTCTTACGCCTCCGAATGATTAGGTGTCATAGTGAGCTAAAGTTAGATGAAGCCATCTCCAATTTCCCCTTTGATTCATGGAAAAAAGCCTGGAATCTTTACTGTGAGTTTGGAACTAAGGGAGTTGTGCTTGAATATCGCCGTCATGGTGGTGGCAACTGTCTGAAAAGAAGTAGCCGGCAAGACACCATTTCGTTTCGCTGGAATGATTTATTGAGAGCGGATTCCCTAACGTTGGAAAAAGAAGTTAGTCAACAGGTGAATGTCGTTGTATCAATAACGCCACCAGTTCAAGCACCATACTTGTTGAAATGTGTGCCTGATCGAGTCACGGATGATTCAGGGGCAATGATATCTGATGTGTTTCTAAAACTGAATAGTTATCGCCCACAAGAAGGACGTTGGTTGTCTCGCACAGTTCTTGATCATGCAGGGAGGGTGTGTTTTGTTATTAGAATTAG GATAGGAGGAGGATTTTGGAGAAGAGGAGGTGAAATTCCTTCAGCTGTAAAATGGGAAGATAAGATAATAGAGATACGCGAAGGATCTTGGTCTTATGTTGCTGGTTCCATTGGTAGAGCCCCTG AGAAAGTTGTGGCCACTGCAACACCAAAGGAACATACAGACCAATGTAAAACAGCGTGGCGCTTTTCAACAGAAGATGAACTGATTATACAGTGGGATTCATCACTATCATTATCAAGTCTCACTTTTAATTTGACAAATTCAACGTCTCCAGAGTCATCG GTGAAGTTATTGAAAGGGAGGCAAATGCAATATAAAGTGAAGAAAACAAAGTCAAAGAACAAAAGCGAAGAAATGGAGGACGAGGACGAGGATGAGGATTTTCTAACGGTAGTACGTTTCACAGAAGATAACCAAGATGGAAAAGCAACAGCTCTACTTAATTGGAGGCTAATGGTTGTCGAAGTATTGCCAGAAGAAGACGCTGTGTTGATGCTTCTCCTTTGTATTTCAATACTGAAAAGTGTATCCGAAATGAAAAAACACGACGTGGGAAATTTGTTGGTGAGGAGAAGGTTAAAGCAAGCAAAAAATGGTACTAAGGATTGGGGTTCTGTGATACTTGATTCATCTTCATTTGGTGATTCACCTTATGTTCAACCTTGGTATTGGAATGCTGGGCTTGTTATGACATTGGATGAAGGAGATCAACTCAAAAGGCAGCCAGTATTAAGTCATTCTGCAGTGGAAGGCAGTGAAAAGTTGTACAAGAATGGGATTATCAGTTAA
- the LOC127096840 gene encoding uncharacterized protein LOC127096840 isoform X2, with amino-acid sequence MSENSEISASTSSRSLGEIPEIAAINLKLDLVSAAKGNIKFLKSVADSQWLHNTNITVEAIRRYRDLWMPLISDLTVVDSSLPMILPPFDVEWIWFCHTLNPVSYREYCERRFSKLVGRAVIYDEENREYALFRCREIWNSKYPFESFENEASSDSQDSDTVVAEDDVFKEVEKRRLLCSKFMEPYRSELVYLIAARQRYKAFLFMMQRFASECSSRLVPTSDILLMWLTHQSYPTVYMEDLKALALESYMQKVATLSETVKDKEFEETKKLWDRAFNQPYEKAGGEVPLTLEGAIAIKSPVSWEESDTDVNTKYRSLLPRLLLEACVFVRPKPRIKALQKDTNREFLRLRMIRCHSELKLDEAISNFPFDSWKKAWNLYCEFGTKGVVLEYRRHGGGNCLKRSSRQDTISFRWNDLLRADSLTLEKEVSQQVNVVVSITPPVQAPYLLKCVPDRVTDDSGAMISDVFLKLNSYRPQEGRWLSRTVLDHAGRVCFVIRIRIGGGFWRRGGEIPSAVKWEDKIIEIREGSWSYVAGSIGRAPVQRKLWPLQHQRNIQTNVKQRGAFQQKMN; translated from the exons ATGTCGGAGAATTCTGAAATATCCGCAAGCACATCATCCAGAAGTCTCGGCGAGATACCAGAAATCGCCGCTATAAATCTCAAACTCGATCTCGTATCAGCAGCGAAAGGTAATATCAAGTTCTTGAAGAGTGTTGCCGATTCTCAATGGCTTCACAACACAAATATTACAGTGGAAGCAATACGAAG GTACCGTGATTTATGGATGCCGTTGATCTCTGATCTCACGGTGGTTGACTCTTCTCTTCCTATGATTCTTCCTCCGTTTGATGTTGAGTGGATTTGGTTCTGTCACACTTTGAACCCTGTAAGTTATAGAGAATATTGTGAGAGAAGATTCTCGAAACTCGTTGGTAGAGCGGTTATCTATGACGAAGAGAATAGAGAATATGCGTTGTTTCGATGCAGAGAAATATGGAACAGTAAATACCCCTTTGAGTCTTTTGAGAATGAAGCGAGTTCTGATTCGCAGGATTCTGATACCGTGGTTGCTGAGGATGATGTTTTTAAGGAAGTTGAGAAGCGAAGGTTGTTGTGTTCTAAGTTTATGGAGCCGTATAGGTCTGAGTTGGTGTACTTGATAGCAGCGAGACAGAGATATAAAGCGTTCTTGTTTATGATGCAAAGGTTTGCTTCTGAATGTTCTTCGCGTTTGGTACCTACTTCTGATATTTTGTTGATGTGGTTGACTCATCAGAGCTACCCAACGGTATATATGGAAGATTTGAAAGCGTTGGCTTTAGAGAGTTATATGCAGAAGGTTGCAACTTTGTCTGAAACTGTGAAGGACAAGGAGTTTGAAGAGACCAAGAAATTATGGGACAGAGCCTTCAATCAACCTTATGAGAAAGCCGGTGGAGAGGTGCCTCTGACATTGGAAGGTGCTATTGCAATCAAGTCCCCCGTCTCGTGGGAAGAATCAGACACAGATGTCAATACAAAATATAGGTCCTTGCTTCCACGGTTATTACTCGAG GCGTGTGTGTTTGTGAGGCCTAAGCCAAGAATAAAGGCATTGCAGAAGGATACAAACCGTGAGTTCTTACGCCTCCGAATGATTAGGTGTCATAGTGAGCTAAAGTTAGATGAAGCCATCTCCAATTTCCCCTTTGATTCATGGAAAAAAGCCTGGAATCTTTACTGTGAGTTTGGAACTAAGGGAGTTGTGCTTGAATATCGCCGTCATGGTGGTGGCAACTGTCTGAAAAGAAGTAGCCGGCAAGACACCATTTCGTTTCGCTGGAATGATTTATTGAGAGCGGATTCCCTAACGTTGGAAAAAGAAGTTAGTCAACAGGTGAATGTCGTTGTATCAATAACGCCACCAGTTCAAGCACCATACTTGTTGAAATGTGTGCCTGATCGAGTCACGGATGATTCAGGGGCAATGATATCTGATGTGTTTCTAAAACTGAATAGTTATCGCCCACAAGAAGGACGTTGGTTGTCTCGCACAGTTCTTGATCATGCAGGGAGGGTGTGTTTTGTTATTAGAATTAG GATAGGAGGAGGATTTTGGAGAAGAGGAGGTGAAATTCCTTCAGCTGTAAAATGGGAAGATAAGATAATAGAGATACGCGAAGGATCTTGGTCTTATGTTGCTGGTTCCATTGGTAGAGCCCCTG TACAGAGAAAGTTGTGGCCACTGCAACACCAAAGGAACATACAGACCAATGTAAAACAGCGTGGCGCTTTTCAACAGAAGATGAACTGA